Proteins found in one Nerophis ophidion isolate RoL-2023_Sa linkage group LG21, RoL_Noph_v1.0, whole genome shotgun sequence genomic segment:
- the LOC133539871 gene encoding adhesion G protein-coupled receptor B1-like isoform X1, with amino-acid sequence MTSSIPLGPSVALPLLFFFTLTSCTPSGPASDTCATLEQSRFFGVFSSGTTLPSAPCSWTLQNPDPRRYTVYMKITKPTDSCAPRKIRTFQFDSFIETSRTYLGMESYDEVVRLCDASTTVTYLESTKQFLQIRKVAPTNGLELLRGENDVSEFKAEFLVVGKRNPSMPACQMLCQWLEKCLSSSTHEYPCGIMNTPCQCWEAPKRKPGSCYRGGVYVEKCLPVPRDNGRNVEIIKGWAGWSRWSACSQECGGGVQLRSRTCQPDGAVCEGTVEEGRPCNPQSCIGKERNKSHGLRAIVGLRRDHVDDSSLGVVATQTGNAKTDEWSPWTGCSVTCGEGWQSRTRVCATSSFTTQCTGPLRENRPCNNTAVCPVDGAWDEWTPWSLCSSTCGRGYRDRSRTCKLPQNGGQPCNGPSRQNKLCNIAVCPVDGHWNDWSAWTPCSASCSNGTMQRTRECNGPSYGGSECHGSWKEAVNCFLKDCPVDGRWHAWSSWGSCSKTCGGGIQQRQRVCEGPFFGGEPCPGERGEQKRCNEKRCPEPHEICPEQKAGDVVWKKTPAGDMAAVSCPADSAGLILRRCSLNAVGLATWESPTYIKCVSKNYENIQIMSKDYSSKARAAQSVDGVAEVISRLRFITDEGATYSGDLLSVMEILKNTSEMFKSNGLRLSNADVENYVQTISNLLKEEHHDKWEEAQLMGANVREFFRLVEDSVDMIGMQMSGFQDIYEVTENLVLSIHKRPTTTNSNFTFPAKGWRGMLDWVRTSEEKITVLRDALAIEHTDGNDAFVTGIVLYRNLTSFLSFQSNSTLLNSKVVTVIVKPTPALMSSPVEIEFPHLHNGTMNETCLSWDESEASSLLGSWSARSCRAVPVHSFRTKCVCDSVSTFAILAHTNFDSIMDKALLPSVTLIVGCGVSSLTLLLLIIIYVSVWKYIRSERSVILINFCLSIICSNALILVGQTQARNKVVCTLVAALLHFFFLSSFCWVLTEAWQSYMAVTGRLRNRIIRKRFLCLGWGLPALVVAVSVGFTKAKGYGTVNYCWLSLEGGLLYSFVGPAAAVVLVNMVIGILVFNKLVSKDGITDVKLKERAGASLWSSCVVLPLLALTWMSAVLAITDRRSALFQILFAVFDSLEGFIIVMVHCILRREVQEAVKCRVVDRKDDGNGDSGSSHHNGHNQLTQSDNEKDGDSGRQGMSSSSEEKMSPPQMPLPMGPNFHTLPSNKSHMQAVPEYSSHTLTLKREKSRLAGGVDPSCGKPVYVCEGELFQQLDADLALVQAEGGVSAGGGYMLMPNTTSTLRSKPKDDGTKYNISVEQLPQARLMHLSGPYAEPQTAFGIKPIPPDQISVSYSERDSPIQNIHNMSSESHITHSSLENTFESMNSMMSKSETISTLSMSSLERQKSRYAELDFEKIMHTKKRHQNMFQDLNRKLHHADKDRESPASDSKSVRWSVSSAGSDKTNHSDKQQAPLERPWEAVRGLPQQSPPAWVRKDLEPLAASPLELHAVEWEKTSTPIPLVGQDIIDLQTEV; translated from the exons ATGACGTCGTCGATTCCCTTAGGGCCCTCCGTGGCTCTCCCCCTGCTCTTCTTCTTCACTCTGACCTCCTGCACCCCCTCCGGTCCGGCCTCTGACACCTGCGCCACCCTGGAACAAAGCCGCTTCTTCGGCGTGTTCTCCTCCGGGACCACCCTGCCCTCGGCGCCGTGCTCCTGGACCCTGCAGAACCCCGACCCGCGCCGTTACACCGTCTACATGAAGATCACCAAGCCGACCGACTCCTGCGCACCGAGGAAGATCAGGACCTTCCAGTTCGACTCTTTCATCGAGACGTCGCGCACCTACCTGGGCATGGAGAGCTACGACGAGGTGGTCAGGCTGTGCGACGCTTCCACGACCGTCACCTACCTCGAATCCACCAAGCAGTTCCTGCAGATCCGCAAGGTTGCCCCCACTAACGGCCTGGAGCTTCTGCGAGGCGAGAATGATGTCAGCGAGTTCAAAGCCGAGTTTCTAGTGGTGGGAAAGAGGAACCCCAGTATGCCTGCCTGCCAGATGCTGTGCCAGTGGCTGGAGAAGTGCCTGTCCAGTAGCACCCACGAATACCCCTGCGGAATCATGAACACGCCATGCCAGTGCTGGGAGGCGCCGAAAAGAAAACCAGGGAGCTGCTACCGGGGCGGCGTCTACGTCGAGAAGTGCCTTCCAGTGCCAAGGGACAACGGACGTAATGTTGAGATCATCA AAGGCTGGGCGGGTTGGAGTCGCTGGTCAGCATGCAGCCAGGAATGCGGGGGTGGCGTCCAGCTGCGCAGTCGTACCTGCCAGCCCGATGGCGCCGTATGTGAGGGCACCGTTGAAGAAGGGCGGCCATGCAACCCACAATCCTGCATAG GTAAAGAGCGCAACAAGAGCCACGGTTTGAGGGCCATTGTTGGTCTGAGGAGAGACCATGTGGATGATTCCAGCCTCGGAGTCGTTGCAACCCAAACCG GAAACGCTAAGACCGACGAGTGGTCCCCCTGGACTGGGTGTTCAGTGACTTGCGGAGAGGGCTGGCAAAGCCGCACTCGCGTCTGCGCCACGTCCTCCTTCACCACCCAGTGCACCGGGCCCCTGCGTGAGAACCGGCCCTGCAACAACACCGCCGTCTGCCCAG TTGACGGCGCTTGGGATGAATGGACCCCCTGGAGCCTGTGTTCATCTACATGCGGTCGTGGTTATCGTGACCGCTCCCGCACGTGCAAGCTGCCCCAGAACGGAGGCCAGCCCTGCAACGGCCCTTCAAGACAGAACAAGCTCTGCAACATCGCTGTGTGCCCTG TGGACGGACACTGGAACGACTGGTCGGCATGGACCCCATGCTCTGCCTCCTGCTCCAACGGTACCATGCAGAGAACAAGAGAATGCAATGGCCCATCCTACGGGGGCTCCGAGTGCCACGGCAGCTGGAAAGAGGCCGTCAACTGCTTTCTGAAAGATTGTccag TCGACGGACGCTGGCATGCGTGGAGCTCGTGGGGAAGCTGCAGCAAGACCTGCGGCGGCGGCATCCAGCAGAGGCAAAGAGTTTGCGAAGGTCCTTTTTTCGGCGGGGAGCCTTGCCCTGGCGAAAGAGGAGAGCAGAAGCGCTGCAACGAGAAGAGATGTCCCG AGCCCCATGAGATTTGTCCTGAGCAGAAAGCTGGGGATGTTGTGTGGAAGAAGACCCCTGCCGGTGACATGGCTGCTGTATCTTGTCCGGCTGATTCTGCAG GTCTGATTCTTCGACGCTGCAGTCTTAATGCTGTCGGTCTGGCCACTTGGGAAAGCCCTACTTACATCAAATGTGTCTCCAAAAACTACGAGAACATTCAGATCATG TCAAAGGACTACAGCTCCAAAGCCCGGGCAGCGCAAAGCGTGGACGGCGTCGCCGAGGTGATTTCACGTCTGAGGTTTATAACCGACGAAGGCGCCACGTACAGCGGGGACCTCCTGTCCGTCATGGAAATCCTGAAGAACACCAGCGAGATGTTCAAGTCAAACGGGCTGAGGCTGAGCAACGCAGACGTCGAG AACTATGTCCAGACCATCAGTAACTTGCTGAAGGAAGAACATCACGACAAGTGGGAAGAGGCACAGCTG ATGGGCGCCAACGTTAGGGAGTTCTTCCGCCTTGTTGAGGACTCAGTGGATATGATCGGCATGCAAATGAGCGGTTTCCAGGACATTTATGAAGTCACAGAGAATTTAG TGCTGAGCATCCACAAGAGGCCGACCACAACAAACTCCAACTTCACCTTCCCTGCTAAAGGCTGGAGGGGCATGTTGGACTGGGTCAGGACCTCGGAGGAGAAGATTACTGTTTTGAGAGATGCTCTAGCCATTGAGCATACTG ATGGCAACGATGCATTTGTGACCGGCATCGTCCTCTACAGAAACCTCACTTCTTTTCTCTCCTTCCaaag CAACAGCACCCTGCTCAATTCCAAAGTGGTCACGGTGATCGTCAAGCCCACCCCTGCACTCATGTCTTCTCCTGTTGAGATCGAGTTCCCTCACCTCCACAAT GGCACCATGAATGAGACATGCCTCTCTTGGGATGAGAGTGAAGC ATCCTCCCTGCTTGGATCTTGGTCTGCTCGGAGCTGCAGAGCCGTCCCCGTTCATTCATTCAGGACCAAATGCGTGTGTGACAGCGTCTCCACCTTCGCCATTTTAGCGCACACCAACTTCGATTCG ATCATGGACAAGGCGCTTCTCCCATCCGTGACGCTCATAGTTGGCTGTGGGGTCTCCTCCCTCACCCTGCTGCTCCTCATCATCATCTACGTCTCCGTGTGGAA GTATATCCGCTCTGAGCGCTCTGTTATCCTCATCAACTTCTGCCTGTCTATTATTTGCTCCAACGCCCTCATTCTCGTGGGACAAACTCAAGCTCGCAATAAG GTGGTGTGCACGCTGGTAGCCGCTCTCCTCCACTTCTTCTTCCTCTCCTCCTTCTGCTGGGTGCTGACAGAAGCTTGGCAGTCGTACATGGCTGTCACTGGTCGTCTGCGCAACCGCATCATCCGCAAGCGCTTCTTATGCTTGGGTTGGG GCTTGCCTGCATTAGTGGTGGCTGTGTCTGTGGGCTTCACAAAAGCCAAGGGATATGGCACTGTCAACTA CTGCTGGCTGTCTCTCGAGGGCGGACTCCTCTACTCCTTTGTTGGCCCCGCCGCTGCCGTTGTTTTG GTGAATATGGTCATTGGTATTCTGGTCTTCAATAAGCTGGTATCCAAGGACGGCATCACCGACGTGAAGCTGAAGGAGAGAGCTGG GGCGTCACTGTGGAGCTCCTGTGTGGTTCTTCCTCTACTGGCCCTCACATGGATGTCCGCCGTACTCGCCATCACAGACCGCCGTTCCGCCCTCTTCCAGATCCTCTTTGCTGTATTCGACTCCCTAGAAGGTTTCATCATCGTCATGGTCCACTGCATACTGCGTCGAGAG GTTCAGGAAGCTGTTAAGTGCAGGGTAGTTGACCGCAAGGACGACGGCAATGGAGACTCTGGCAGCTCTCATCACAATGGCCACAACCAGCTGACG CAGTCGGATAATGAAAAGGACGGAGATTCGGGCAGACAAG GAATGAGCAGCTCTTCAGAGGAGAAGATGTCCCCTCCTCAAATGCCTCTTCCCATGGGCCCCAACTTCCACACTCTGCCGTCCAACAAGAGCCACATGCAGGCCGTTCCGGAGTATTCCAGCCACACGCTCACACTGAAGAGAGAGAAAAGCCGTCTGGCGGGTGGGGTCGACCCGTCTTGTGGGAAGCCCGTGTACGTCTGCGAGGGGGAGCTATTCCAGCAGCTGGATGCGGATCTCGCCTTGGTCCAAGCGGAGGGCGGAGTCTCCGCCGGCGGCGGTTACATGCTCATGCCCAACACGACGTCCACCCTCAGGTCCAAGCCAAAAGACGACGGGACAAAATACAACATCAGCGTGGAACAACTGCCACAGGCGAGACTCATGCACCTGAGCGGACCCTACGCCGAGCCGCAGACCGCTTTCGGGATCAAGCCCATCCCCCCCGACCAGATCAGCGTGTCTTACTCCGAGAGGGACTCGCCCATCCAGAACATCCACAATATGTCCAGCGAGTCTCACATCACCCACAGCAGCCTGGAAAACACCTTTGAGTCCATGAATTCCATGATGTCCAAAAGCGAGACCATCTCCACATTGTCCATGAGCTCCTTGGAG AGACAAAAGTCCCGGTATGCTGAGCTTGACTTTGAG AAAATAATGCACACGAAGAAGCGCCACCAGAATATGTTCCAGGACCTGAACAGGAAGTTACACCATGCAGATAAGGACAGAGAGTCACCTGCCTCTGACAGCAAG TCAGTGAGATGGAGCGTATCATCAGCAGGAAGTGACAAAACGAACCACAGC GACAAACAGCAGGCTCCTCTGGAGAGGCCTTGGGAAGCGGTGCGGGGATTACCACAACAGTCTCCTCCCGCGTGGGTCCGCAAAGACTTGGAGCCTCTGGCCGCATCGCCGCTGGAGTTGCACGCCGTGGAATGGGAGAAGACCAGCACCCCCATCCCTCTGGTGGGGCAGGACATCATTGACCTGCAGACCGAGGTCTGA